A DNA window from Pseudomonas tohonis contains the following coding sequences:
- a CDS encoding NAD-dependent deacylase — protein MDHSSDIARVAAELKRAERILIITGAGLSADSGLPTYRGLGGLYNGMTEEGIPIEEAISGPMLRRDPALCWKYLAQLGRACLGARPNAGHAAIAELQRLKPECWVLTQNIDGYHRQAGSPVERLIEIHGELAPLFCQSCGAESDQLSQHLERPLPPKCTVCGGILRPPVVLFEEMLPEKAIDTLYAQLRKGFDAVLAVGTTASFPYIIEPVMRTRQQGGFTAEINPASTDLARSVDVHLMGKALDVLQELLSHISID, from the coding sequence ATGGACCATTCGTCGGATATCGCCCGGGTCGCCGCTGAGCTGAAGCGGGCCGAACGCATCCTCATCATCACGGGGGCAGGCCTTTCCGCGGATTCCGGCCTGCCCACCTACCGCGGGCTCGGTGGCCTCTACAACGGCATGACGGAGGAGGGCATCCCGATCGAGGAGGCCATCTCCGGCCCCATGCTGCGGCGGGACCCCGCCCTGTGCTGGAAGTACCTCGCCCAACTCGGGCGCGCCTGCCTCGGTGCACGCCCCAATGCCGGGCACGCAGCCATCGCCGAACTGCAGCGGCTCAAGCCGGAATGCTGGGTGTTGACGCAGAACATCGACGGCTATCACCGCCAGGCGGGGTCGCCCGTGGAGCGGCTGATCGAGATCCATGGCGAACTGGCGCCCCTGTTCTGCCAGTCGTGCGGCGCCGAGAGCGACCAACTGTCGCAGCACCTGGAACGGCCTTTGCCTCCCAAATGCACGGTTTGCGGTGGTATTCTCCGGCCTCCCGTCGTCCTGTTCGAGGAAATGCTCCCCGAAAAGGCCATCGACACCCTCTACGCGCAACTGCGCAAGGGCTTCGATGCGGTGCTTGCGGTCGGCACCACGGCGAGCTTCCCCTACATCATCGAACCGGTGATGCGCACCCGCCAGCAAGGCGGCTTCACGGCGGAAATCAACCCCGCCAGCACTGATCTCGCCCGCTCGGTCGACGTACATCTGATGGGAAAGGCCTTAGATGTTTTGCAGGAACTACTGAGTCACATTTCGATCGATTAA
- a CDS encoding DNA-3-methyladenine glycosylase I, with translation MRDYRWLHEYCLNRFGSAEALEARLPRPRSDAELRGLADDRYLSLLALRVFRAGLKHSLVDAKWPAFEEVFFGFDPEKVVLMGAEHLERLMQDARLIRHLGKLKSVPRNAQFILDVRREKGSFGALIADWPVTDIVGLWKYLAKHGNQLGGLSAPRFLRMVGKDTFIPTDDMVAALKAQEVIDKAPTSLRDLALVQAAFNRWHEESGRPLCQLSVMLAHTVNH, from the coding sequence ATGCGTGATTACCGCTGGCTCCACGAGTATTGCCTCAACCGCTTCGGCTCGGCCGAGGCCCTGGAGGCGCGCCTGCCCCGGCCGCGCAGCGATGCCGAGCTGCGCGGGCTGGCCGATGATCGCTACCTGTCGCTGCTGGCCTTGCGGGTGTTCCGCGCCGGGCTCAAGCACAGCCTGGTGGACGCCAAGTGGCCGGCCTTCGAGGAGGTGTTCTTCGGCTTCGACCCGGAGAAGGTGGTGCTGATGGGCGCCGAGCACCTGGAGCGGCTGATGCAGGATGCGCGGTTGATCCGTCACCTGGGCAAGCTCAAGAGCGTGCCGCGCAACGCCCAGTTCATCCTCGACGTGCGCCGCGAGAAGGGCAGCTTCGGTGCGCTGATCGCCGATTGGCCGGTGACCGACATCGTCGGCCTGTGGAAGTACCTGGCCAAGCACGGCAACCAGCTGGGCGGGCTGTCGGCGCCGCGTTTTTTGCGCATGGTCGGCAAGGACACCTTCATCCCCACCGACGACATGGTCGCCGCGCTCAAGGCCCAGGAGGTCATCGACAAGGCGCCCACCAGCCTGCGCGATCTCGCCCTGGTGCAGGCCGCGTTCAACCGCTGGCACGAGGAAAGCGGCAGGCCGCTGTGCCAGCTCTCGGTGATGCTGGCCCACACCGTCAACCACTGA
- the ttcA gene encoding tRNA 2-thiocytidine(32) synthetase TtcA — MGEQESQINKAAELRRKKLRGNVGKAVVDYAMIEDGDKVMACVSGGKDSFVMLDALLHLQRVAQIKFSVVAVNLDQKQPGFPEHILPEFFEAKGIDYYIIDKDTYSVVKSKIPEGKTTCSLCSRLRRGTLYSFAEEIGATKLALGHHMDDMVETLFLNMFFQAQLKGMPPKLLSDDKRNIVIRPLAYCREKDIAKVAADSAYPIIPCNLCGSQENLQRKKIKSMIAEWDSVNPGCVENIFHSLQSVSPSQLADRSLFDFIDLSIDRSDARPPYEFEAAEVSSSSVEGRIDVVRIL; from the coding sequence ATGGGCGAACAGGAATCTCAGATTAATAAAGCTGCGGAACTTCGTCGTAAAAAGCTGCGCGGCAATGTGGGCAAGGCTGTTGTAGATTATGCAATGATCGAAGATGGCGACAAAGTTATGGCCTGCGTAAGTGGTGGCAAAGATTCATTCGTTATGCTTGACGCTTTGCTGCACTTGCAGAGAGTTGCGCAAATAAAATTCAGTGTTGTGGCGGTTAATCTTGATCAGAAGCAACCTGGCTTTCCGGAGCATATATTGCCTGAGTTTTTCGAGGCTAAAGGGATTGATTATTATATAATTGACAAGGATACTTATTCCGTTGTCAAGAGTAAGATCCCAGAAGGTAAGACTACCTGTTCTCTTTGCTCTAGACTCAGAAGGGGCACGCTTTATAGTTTTGCTGAGGAAATTGGGGCTACTAAATTGGCACTCGGTCATCATATGGATGACATGGTTGAAACTTTGTTTCTGAACATGTTTTTCCAAGCGCAATTGAAAGGGATGCCTCCTAAGCTTCTTAGCGATGACAAGAGGAATATAGTCATCCGGCCACTCGCCTACTGTCGCGAGAAAGATATAGCAAAGGTCGCTGCCGATAGCGCATATCCAATCATTCCGTGTAATCTCTGCGGATCGCAAGAGAATTTGCAGAGGAAAAAAATCAAGTCGATGATTGCGGAGTGGGATTCGGTAAATCCTGGCTGCGTAGAAAACATCTTTCACAGCTTACAAAGCGTAAGTCCTTCCCAGTTAGCTGATCGCAGCCTCTTCGATTTTATAGATCTATCCATTGATAGGTCGGATGCCCGACCGCCCTACGAATTCGAAGCAGCCGAGGTTTCATCATCCAGTGTTGAAGGCCGAATTGATGTCGTTCGGATTTTGTAA
- a CDS encoding polysaccharide deacetylase family protein, with amino-acid sequence MPFVNKPAILARVIAIIVLVSLLIVAVTAFIERNTFDRLDDLNGPTEVSHISDQGRSDWNRFASGEPSRLAILLTDKDSAWLGLSHGLKSIGVPFTITDDVAEATRHNVVLVYPLLSGRTLDDAGRTALRRHVEAGRTLIATQVLGGGLHDLFGFESTLESRAHHSITFEQAPALGWISDLHEKTVLLGQPDLPTSWIGTQTYVNAQQVLARFEDGSAALVRGDNKAGGSAYALGFDLGFFIMRAHNDRNDQGYRAYANGYEPSVDVWLRWLRAVYRQHEPLAVTIGSVPQGQRLAAVVTFDVDYVKSMGNLLAYRDLLVREGIPATFFLQTKYYRDFQDEGFFNDRTLAAMDALVAAGMEIASHSVSHSDMYASLPLGDGSEQYPTYQPRVKALGDTQGATVMGELRVSRFLLEQLTGRSVVSFRPGYLATPPRLPEALAASGYRFSSSATAGNLTTHLPFRTNTQRMYSDETTVFEFPIAIEDEIPPIMDQRVEEAVELAEKLARYGASYVMLLHPNEVDHKYRFLEQILPRLKPFAWFGTMSQYGSWWAARDKVEVDVLAQRGQIVLNVQAQEPIKDLVFELPTGLRPVSGSAMQKLSDGRWLFRDIPAGTIMIDLHH; translated from the coding sequence GTGCCGTTCGTAAACAAGCCTGCCATCTTGGCACGTGTCATCGCCATTATAGTTCTTGTCAGTTTGCTGATTGTTGCCGTTACCGCTTTTATCGAGCGAAACACATTTGATCGCTTAGATGATCTAAACGGGCCCACTGAAGTGAGCCATATCTCTGACCAGGGGCGTTCCGACTGGAATCGCTTCGCCAGCGGAGAGCCTTCTCGTCTTGCAATCTTGTTGACTGATAAGGATTCCGCTTGGCTCGGCCTGTCTCATGGCCTCAAAAGTATCGGCGTGCCGTTCACTATTACCGATGACGTCGCCGAGGCTACTCGTCATAACGTCGTCCTCGTGTATCCGTTGCTTTCGGGACGCACCCTTGACGATGCTGGGCGCACAGCGCTGCGCCGCCACGTGGAAGCAGGACGGACTCTAATAGCCACACAAGTGCTGGGTGGCGGACTACACGATCTGTTTGGCTTCGAATCGACTTTGGAATCGCGAGCTCACCACAGTATCACCTTCGAACAAGCGCCAGCCCTTGGCTGGATCAGCGATCTCCATGAAAAGACAGTACTGCTTGGCCAGCCTGATCTGCCGACAAGTTGGATCGGCACGCAAACGTATGTGAATGCGCAGCAGGTTTTGGCCAGGTTCGAAGACGGATCCGCCGCTTTGGTCAGAGGAGACAACAAGGCAGGCGGCAGCGCATATGCGTTGGGTTTTGACCTCGGCTTTTTCATCATGCGAGCGCACAACGATCGTAATGACCAAGGCTACCGGGCCTATGCCAATGGTTATGAGCCCTCCGTCGACGTATGGCTGCGCTGGCTCAGGGCTGTCTATCGCCAGCACGAACCGCTAGCCGTCACGATTGGCTCTGTGCCACAAGGCCAACGCCTGGCTGCGGTCGTGACGTTTGATGTGGATTACGTCAAGTCGATGGGCAATCTACTTGCCTATCGGGACTTGCTCGTGCGGGAAGGAATACCGGCAACCTTTTTCCTACAAACAAAATACTACCGCGACTTTCAGGACGAAGGTTTTTTCAACGACCGTACGCTTGCTGCGATGGATGCCTTGGTGGCGGCTGGTATGGAGATAGCCAGCCACTCAGTTAGCCATTCCGACATGTACGCCTCGCTTCCGCTTGGTGATGGGAGCGAGCAATATCCGACCTACCAGCCGAGGGTTAAGGCTCTCGGCGATACGCAAGGTGCGACGGTGATGGGCGAGCTTAGGGTGAGCCGCTTTTTGTTGGAGCAACTGACCGGTCGCTCGGTGGTCTCGTTCCGTCCCGGCTATCTAGCAACACCGCCTCGCCTCCCTGAGGCTCTGGCCGCATCGGGCTATCGCTTTTCGAGTTCAGCAACTGCAGGGAACCTCACCACACACTTACCGTTTCGCACAAACACGCAACGGATGTATAGCGATGAAACGACAGTGTTTGAGTTTCCAATTGCGATTGAAGATGAGATACCGCCGATTATGGATCAGCGAGTCGAGGAGGCGGTTGAGCTGGCCGAGAAGCTTGCCCGATATGGCGCAAGTTACGTGATGCTGCTTCACCCGAATGAAGTTGACCATAAGTACCGCTTCTTGGAGCAGATCCTTCCTCGACTCAAACCATTCGCCTGGTTTGGAACCATGAGCCAGTACGGCAGCTGGTGGGCTGCACGCGATAAAGTCGAGGTCGATGTGCTGGCGCAACGCGGTCAAATTGTGCTCAACGTCCAAGCGCAAGAGCCTATTAAAGATCTGGTATTTGAGTTGCCAACTGGCCTGCGGCCGGTCTCTGGCAGCGCCATGCAAAAGCTATCCGATGGGCGATGGCTGTTCCGCGATATTCCCGCCGGCACGATTATGATTGACTTACATCACTAA
- a CDS encoding excinuclease ABC subunit UvrA, giving the protein MPNNTFGESSCTAAASGLVQVRGARENNLKEVDVSIPRNALVVFSGVSGSGKSSLAFGTIYAEAQRRYFESVAPYARRLIDQAGVPDVDAIDGLPPAVALQQQRGASNARSSVGSVTTLSSLVRMMYSRAGAYPANQPMLYAEDFSPNTPQGACSTCHGLGHVYEVTEAIMVPDPSLSIRERAIASWPPAWQGQNLRDILVSMGYDVDRPWKDLPKKDRDWILFTEETPTVPVYAGFTPAETRTALKRKMEPSYMGTFTGARRYVLHTFANTQSALMRKRVSRFMEGKPCPTCHGKRLKPEALSVTFAGVDIGAFMQMPLDHLAALLEPIAQGDFRAHAAGAATDKEATRRERAERAATGRAVHAVSPDVRRTSALSEEKRLAAQRLAGGVMARLRQLRGLGLGYLTLDRATPTLSAGELQRLRLATQLSSLLFGVVYVLDEPSAGLHPSDSQALYDALDRLRDAGNSVFVVDHDLDLMRRAQWLVDVGPDAGERGGRVLYSGEPDGLRKIAESRTARYLFDEIPAPGSRAREATGWLELQGIHRHNLHGVDARIPLGVLTAVTGISGSGKSSLVAQALPELVLLHLGHEPEDDAAESATSEGPAVVEATGGHLAGDVDAIQRLVQVDQKPIGRTPRSNLATYTGLFDHVRKLFAATPDARRRRYDAGRFSFNVAKGRCETCEGEGFVSVELLFMPSVYAPCPTCHGARYNEATLKVQWNGRNIAEVLQMTVDDASEFFAGEDAVARPLQLLRDIGLGYLRLGQPATELSGGEAQRIKLATELQRSQRGRSLYVLDEPTTGLHASDADRLLEQLQRLVDAGNTVVMIEHDMRAVAQADWVIDVGPGAGAAGGSIVVAGSPQQVARKSGSRTAPFLARELARAE; this is encoded by the coding sequence ATGCCAAACAATACTTTCGGTGAATCCTCTTGTACCGCTGCGGCCAGCGGCCTCGTGCAGGTGCGTGGCGCGCGTGAGAACAACCTCAAAGAGGTGGACGTCTCTATCCCGCGGAATGCGCTGGTGGTGTTCTCGGGTGTCTCCGGCTCCGGGAAGTCCTCGCTGGCCTTCGGCACCATCTATGCCGAGGCGCAGCGACGCTACTTTGAGTCGGTGGCCCCCTATGCACGGCGCCTGATCGACCAGGCGGGCGTGCCGGACGTAGATGCGATCGACGGCCTGCCACCAGCGGTGGCGCTGCAGCAGCAGCGGGGGGCCAGCAATGCGCGTTCCTCCGTGGGCAGTGTGACCACCCTGTCCAGCCTGGTGCGGATGATGTATTCGCGCGCCGGCGCCTATCCCGCCAACCAGCCGATGCTGTACGCCGAGGATTTTTCGCCGAACACGCCGCAGGGGGCGTGCTCGACCTGCCACGGCTTGGGTCATGTGTACGAAGTGACCGAGGCGATCATGGTGCCCGACCCCTCCCTGAGCATCCGTGAGCGGGCGATTGCTTCCTGGCCGCCCGCCTGGCAGGGCCAGAACCTGCGCGACATCCTGGTCAGCATGGGCTACGACGTTGACCGGCCGTGGAAGGACCTGCCGAAAAAGGATCGCGACTGGATTCTGTTCACCGAGGAAACACCAACGGTGCCGGTGTACGCCGGTTTCACGCCTGCCGAAACCCGCACCGCGCTCAAACGCAAGATGGAGCCGAGCTACATGGGCACCTTCACCGGCGCCCGGCGGTATGTGTTGCACACCTTCGCCAATACCCAGAGCGCGCTGATGAGAAAGCGCGTATCCCGGTTCATGGAGGGCAAGCCGTGCCCCACCTGCCACGGCAAGAGGCTCAAGCCCGAAGCGCTGTCGGTCACCTTCGCTGGGGTGGACATCGGCGCGTTTATGCAGATGCCGCTGGACCACTTGGCGGCATTGCTCGAACCCATCGCACAGGGCGATTTCCGCGCCCATGCAGCGGGTGCGGCTACGGACAAGGAAGCGACCCGGCGCGAGCGTGCCGAACGCGCTGCCACCGGCCGTGCGGTCCATGCGGTATCGCCCGACGTGCGCCGTACCTCCGCGCTGTCGGAAGAAAAGCGCCTCGCCGCACAGCGCCTGGCTGGAGGCGTGATGGCGCGCCTGCGCCAACTGCGCGGGCTAGGCCTGGGCTACCTGACGCTGGACCGGGCCACGCCGACGCTTTCGGCCGGCGAGTTGCAACGCTTGCGGTTGGCCACGCAATTAAGTTCCCTGCTGTTCGGCGTCGTGTACGTACTCGACGAACCCTCGGCGGGCCTGCATCCCTCCGACAGCCAGGCCCTGTACGATGCACTCGACCGGCTGCGCGACGCGGGCAACTCGGTGTTTGTGGTGGATCACGACCTGGACCTGATGCGCCGCGCGCAATGGCTCGTGGATGTCGGGCCGGATGCCGGCGAGCGTGGCGGCCGCGTGCTCTACAGCGGCGAGCCGGATGGCCTGCGCAAGATTGCCGAATCGCGTACTGCACGTTACCTGTTCGACGAAATTCCCGCACCCGGAAGCCGAGCACGCGAAGCGACCGGCTGGTTGGAGCTGCAGGGCATCCACCGCCATAACCTGCATGGCGTGGATGCGCGCATTCCGCTGGGCGTGCTGACAGCCGTTACCGGCATCTCTGGCTCCGGCAAATCCAGCCTCGTCGCGCAGGCCCTGCCGGAATTGGTGCTGCTGCACCTGGGCCACGAGCCTGAAGACGATGCCGCCGAAAGCGCCACCAGCGAAGGGCCGGCAGTGGTCGAAGCGACCGGCGGCCATCTGGCGGGCGACGTGGACGCCATACAGCGCCTGGTGCAGGTGGACCAGAAGCCGATCGGGCGCACGCCGCGGTCGAACCTGGCTACCTACACGGGTCTGTTCGACCATGTGCGCAAGCTGTTCGCCGCCACGCCCGATGCTCGACGCCGCCGCTATGATGCCGGACGGTTCTCGTTCAACGTCGCCAAGGGGCGCTGCGAGACTTGCGAGGGCGAGGGTTTCGTTAGCGTGGAACTGCTGTTCATGCCCAGCGTGTACGCGCCGTGCCCGACCTGCCATGGCGCGCGCTACAACGAGGCCACGCTGAAGGTGCAGTGGAACGGGCGCAACATCGCCGAGGTGCTGCAGATGACCGTGGACGATGCCAGCGAATTCTTCGCGGGTGAAGACGCGGTGGCAAGGCCCCTGCAACTGCTGCGCGACATCGGACTGGGCTATCTGCGCCTGGGGCAACCGGCCACTGAGCTTTCCGGTGGCGAGGCGCAGCGCATCAAGCTGGCGACCGAGCTTCAGCGCAGCCAGCGCGGCCGAAGCCTGTACGTGCTCGACGAGCCGACCACCGGGCTGCACGCGTCGGATGCCGACCGGCTGCTGGAGCAGTTGCAGCGCCTGGTCGATGCCGGCAATACCGTAGTGATGATCGAGCACGACATGCGTGCGGTGGCCCAAGCCGACTGGGTGATTGACGTAGGGCCAGGCGCGGGCGCTGCCGGCGGCAGCATCGTGGTGGCGGGTTCCCCTCAGCAGGTGGCCCGAAAGTCTGGCAGCCGAACCGCTCCGTTCCTTGCACGGGAGTTGGCGCGGGCCGAGTAG
- a CDS encoding VRR-NUC domain-containing protein translates to MPLTDRRAAQKKAELEQLRAMDLPAQTFTDWCPMLDDQLLSLMVGELCDRLRLMFFGNLAQDWSEFVLTDLGIYRYESVDIGPESRGFQCRQDLEDYLHLRQLRVSVEQGADLADIVPPLLAFSSSNPYLCSRQSCLLFQIAQQLERSGELEQALLLYQQSAHGEARWRQIRVLEQLGRDAEAYDQALAFSQTPGSDEESQRLERALTRLQRKLGLQMVKKPKAASETRINLVLPAPTHGSVEIAVRDHLQQDDAPVHYVENTLLCSLFGLLCWEAIFAPLPGSFFHPFHSGPVDLHSPDFYARRQHLFKRCLLQLEQPDYRQLIKARYQEKFGLQSPFVFWGMLDEARLELALQCIPAAHLHACFTRLLRDLKANRAGMPDLIQFYPQEHRYRMIEVKGPGDRLQDNQKRWLSFAAEHGIAVVVCYVRWAEA, encoded by the coding sequence ATGCCGCTCACAGACCGCCGCGCGGCGCAGAAAAAGGCCGAGCTCGAACAACTGCGCGCAATGGACCTACCTGCCCAGACCTTCACGGACTGGTGCCCTATGTTGGATGATCAGTTACTCAGCCTGATGGTGGGCGAGTTGTGTGATCGTTTGCGCCTGATGTTCTTTGGCAATCTGGCTCAGGACTGGTCCGAGTTCGTGCTGACGGATCTGGGCATCTACCGTTACGAATCGGTGGACATAGGCCCGGAGTCACGTGGTTTTCAGTGCCGCCAGGATCTTGAGGATTACCTGCACCTGCGCCAGTTACGCGTCAGCGTTGAGCAAGGCGCAGACCTGGCGGACATTGTGCCGCCGTTGCTGGCGTTCAGTTCAAGCAACCCATACCTTTGCAGCCGCCAATCGTGCCTGCTGTTTCAGATCGCCCAGCAACTGGAGAGGAGCGGTGAGCTGGAGCAGGCCCTGCTGCTTTATCAGCAAAGCGCGCATGGCGAAGCCCGCTGGCGACAGATTCGCGTACTGGAACAACTGGGGCGCGATGCCGAGGCCTATGATCAGGCCCTGGCCTTTAGCCAAACCCCAGGCAGCGATGAAGAAAGCCAGCGCCTGGAACGAGCCCTCACCCGCCTGCAGCGCAAGCTCGGCCTGCAGATGGTGAAAAAGCCCAAGGCTGCGAGCGAAACCCGCATCAACTTGGTATTGCCGGCGCCGACACATGGCAGTGTGGAGATAGCTGTGCGTGATCACCTGCAGCAGGATGATGCTCCGGTGCACTATGTGGAAAATACCCTGCTCTGCAGCCTGTTCGGCTTGCTGTGCTGGGAGGCGATCTTCGCACCGCTGCCGGGGTCATTTTTTCACCCGTTCCACAGTGGCCCGGTGGACCTGCACAGCCCGGACTTTTATGCGCGCCGCCAACACCTGTTCAAACGCTGTCTACTGCAACTTGAACAACCCGACTACAGGCAATTGATCAAGGCTCGGTATCAGGAAAAGTTCGGCCTGCAATCACCCTTCGTCTTTTGGGGCATGCTCGATGAGGCGCGCCTGGAACTAGCCCTGCAGTGCATTCCCGCTGCACACCTGCACGCCTGTTTTACCCGCCTGCTGCGAGATCTGAAAGCCAACCGCGCCGGCATGCCCGATCTGATCCAGTTTTATCCGCAGGAACATCGCTACCGGATGATTGAGGTCAAAGGCCCCGGCGACCGCCTGCAGGACAACCAGAAACGCTGGCTCAGTTTCGCGGCTGAGCACGGTATCGCCGTTGTAGTTTGCTACGTGCGCTGGGCTGAGGCATGA
- a CDS encoding glutathione-independent formaldehyde dehydrogenase — MKAIVYNGPRDVSVQNVPDAKIERPTDALVRVTSTNICGSDLHMYEGRTTFETGRVFGHENLGEVVEVGAGVERVKVGDMVCLPFNIGCGFCENCEKGLTGYCLTANPGSAGAAYGFAEMGTYDGGQAELLRVPFADFNCLVLPEDAKEREDDYVMLSDIFPTGWHATRLAGLQPGESIAIYGAGPVGLMAAHSALIQGASQVFVIDDQPDRLKLAAQMGATPINSVEQKAVDEILNYTDGKGTDRGCECVGYQCCDKHGHEVNHLTMNNLVASTKATGGIGVVGLFVPQDPGAKNELAKEGKMAFDFGSFWFKGQKIGTGQANVKAYNRQLAELIHHGRAAPSQIVSHRLKLDDGPSAYKHFDARDKGWTKVVMKPAA, encoded by the coding sequence ATGAAAGCAATCGTCTACAACGGCCCGCGTGACGTCAGCGTCCAGAACGTCCCAGATGCGAAGATCGAGAGACCAACGGATGCTCTCGTTCGAGTCACATCCACGAATATTTGTGGTTCCGATCTGCACATGTACGAAGGCAGAACCACCTTCGAGACGGGTCGAGTCTTCGGTCACGAGAACCTCGGTGAGGTGGTCGAGGTAGGTGCAGGAGTTGAGCGCGTTAAGGTTGGAGACATGGTCTGCTTGCCCTTCAACATCGGCTGTGGTTTTTGTGAAAACTGCGAGAAAGGACTTACCGGCTATTGCTTGACCGCCAATCCAGGCAGCGCTGGTGCCGCCTACGGCTTTGCAGAGATGGGCACTTATGACGGTGGCCAGGCCGAGCTGCTGCGAGTTCCCTTCGCGGACTTCAACTGTCTCGTGCTGCCTGAGGATGCGAAGGAGCGCGAGGACGACTACGTCATGCTCTCCGACATTTTCCCCACGGGATGGCACGCAACAAGGCTGGCGGGGCTGCAACCAGGCGAGTCCATTGCCATCTACGGCGCAGGCCCGGTCGGCTTGATGGCGGCGCACTCCGCGCTTATCCAAGGCGCTTCGCAGGTCTTCGTAATAGACGATCAACCAGACCGCTTGAAACTGGCTGCCCAGATGGGGGCCACGCCAATCAATTCCGTCGAGCAGAAGGCTGTCGATGAAATCCTGAATTACACCGATGGTAAAGGCACGGATCGTGGGTGCGAATGCGTGGGCTACCAGTGCTGCGACAAACATGGCCACGAGGTGAATCACCTGACCATGAACAACCTCGTCGCCTCGACCAAGGCAACCGGTGGTATCGGAGTAGTCGGGCTATTCGTTCCCCAAGATCCGGGTGCCAAGAACGAGTTAGCCAAAGAAGGGAAGATGGCTTTCGACTTCGGTTCCTTCTGGTTCAAAGGGCAGAAAATCGGCACCGGGCAAGCCAACGTCAAGGCGTACAACCGCCAGTTGGCTGAGCTAATTCATCACGGGCGTGCCGCACCCTCGCAGATCGTTTCCCATCGATTGAAGCTGGATGATGGCCCAAGTGCTTATAAGCACTTCGATGCACGAGACAAGGGGTGGACGAAGGTTGTGATGAAGCCTGCGGCTTAG
- a CDS encoding zinc-binding dehydrogenase, translated as MCPQHLRSGLWRLFEITQDREKLERAKHFINEGLASGQLQPVIDRTFSFDEMAEAHRYMESNAQVGKIVVTL; from the coding sequence GTGTGCCCTCAGCATCTCCGCAGCGGCCTCTGGCGCTTGTTCGAGATCACCCAGGATCGAGAAAAACTCGAACGGGCCAAGCACTTCATCAACGAAGGGCTCGCCTCTGGGCAGCTGCAGCCGGTAATCGACCGTACATTCAGCTTCGACGAGATGGCCGAGGCTCACCGGTACATGGAATCGAATGCCCAGGTGGGCAAGATTGTTGTAACGCTTTAA
- a CDS encoding ImmA/IrrE family metallo-endopeptidase, which yields MIALLESKGVRVYSLAIDAKEVDAFSMWSGGRPFMFLNTFKSAERCRFDAAHELGHLVMHQHAHPQGPDLEREANAFASAFLMPRASVLAMAPRSITIKSLIKYKKLWSVSVAALNYRLHSLGLSTEWAYRTLCIQIAQEGYRTEEPESIAHERSVILEKIFAALRADGVGKAGVAGELAISPEEINEFRRKPRTHGSHRGVARTSHLGIPWLDR from the coding sequence ATGATTGCGCTTCTTGAGTCGAAAGGCGTTCGTGTCTACTCACTTGCAATTGATGCAAAGGAGGTCGACGCGTTCTCGATGTGGAGTGGCGGCCGCCCCTTTATGTTCTTGAATACCTTCAAGTCGGCCGAGCGTTGCCGCTTTGACGCAGCTCATGAATTAGGACATTTGGTTATGCACCAGCATGCCCACCCACAAGGACCTGATTTAGAGCGTGAGGCGAATGCCTTTGCGTCGGCTTTTCTAATGCCACGTGCAAGCGTTCTAGCGATGGCTCCACGTTCGATCACTATCAAAAGCCTCATCAAATACAAGAAGCTCTGGTCCGTTTCTGTGGCAGCCTTAAATTACCGACTTCATAGCCTGGGGCTTTCCACGGAGTGGGCTTACCGAACGCTGTGTATTCAGATTGCTCAAGAGGGCTATCGCACCGAAGAGCCGGAATCTATTGCTCATGAGCGGTCAGTGATCCTGGAGAAGATTTTCGCCGCGTTACGTGCAGATGGGGTTGGGAAAGCTGGCGTCGCGGGAGAACTGGCAATCAGTCCTGAGGAGATCAATGAATTTCGTCGAAAACCACGAACACACGGTAGTCATCGAGGAGTCGCCAGAACGTCTCATCTCGGTATTCCATGGCTTGATAGGTGA
- a CDS encoding helix-turn-helix domain-containing protein: MDKLAKALGERIRTQRKACRISQDALALACSMDRSYMGRIERGEVNITVEKLYRIASELACDPSCLLPRLSEL, translated from the coding sequence ATGGATAAGTTGGCGAAGGCGTTAGGGGAACGCATCCGGACGCAGAGAAAGGCTTGCCGGATTTCTCAGGATGCTCTAGCGCTGGCCTGCAGTATGGACCGTAGCTATATGGGGCGAATCGAGCGTGGCGAAGTAAACATCACCGTCGAGAAGCTGTATCGAATCGCAAGCGAGCTCGCTTGCGATCCATCCTGCCTTCTGCCTCGGTTGTCAGAGCTGTAG